A region of Vibrio chagasii DNA encodes the following proteins:
- the frdC gene encoding fumarate reductase subunit FrdC yields the protein MSNRKPYVREMKRTWWSNHPFYRFYMLREATVLPLILFTVFLTFGLGALVKGPEAWASWLSFMANPIIVGINIVALLGSLMHAQTFFSMMPQVMPIRLKGKLVDKRIIVLTQWAAVAFISLIVLVVV from the coding sequence ATGAGCAATCGTAAGCCTTATGTTCGTGAGATGAAGAGAACGTGGTGGAGCAACCATCCGTTCTACCGCTTCTACATGCTACGTGAAGCAACTGTACTGCCTTTGATTCTGTTCACTGTATTCCTAACCTTTGGTCTGGGTGCACTAGTGAAAGGCCCTGAGGCATGGGCTAGTTGGTTGAGCTTTATGGCTAACCCTATCATTGTCGGTATTAATATTGTGGCTCTGTTAGGCAGCTTAATGCACGCTCAAACCTTCTTCAGCATGATGCCTCAAGTAATGCCAATCCGCCTGAAAGGCAAATTGGTTGATAAAAGAATCATCGTACTGACCCAATGGGCAGCGGTAGCTTTTATTTCTTTAATCGTTCTTGTTGTGGTGTAA
- the frdD gene encoding fumarate reductase subunit FrdD, translated as MNTNYKVKPVNHNPQRSDEPIWWGLFGAGGTWFAMITPITILVLGILVPMGIIDAEAMSYERVSEFATSIIGALFIIGTLALPMWHAMHRLHHGMHDLKFHVGVAGKVGCYFFAGLISALSVIFIFMI; from the coding sequence ATGAACACAAATTACAAAGTGAAACCCGTTAACCACAATCCTCAACGCTCTGATGAGCCAATCTGGTGGGGTCTATTCGGCGCTGGCGGTACTTGGTTTGCGATGATCACGCCAATCACGATTCTAGTGTTAGGTATCTTAGTGCCAATGGGCATCATCGATGCAGAAGCTATGAGTTACGAACGTGTGTCTGAGTTTGCCACCAGCATTATCGGTGCACTATTCATCATCGGTACTCTGGCACTGCCTATGTGGCATGCTATGCACCGTCTTCACCACGGCATGCACGACCTGAAGTTCCACGTCGGCGTTGCTGGTAAAGTGGGCTGCTACTTCTTTGCAGGCCTAATCAGCGCGTTGTCTGTTATTTTCATCTTTATGATTTAA
- a CDS encoding histidine ammonia-lyase translates to MKPIFLALLTLAVAGCNGSSSGNSSTSTSSAKPKSLVTVYSSVDNCSTAADVPNCNFEKGIYVLKANSTVTDEQHQRVISQVKNFTTWASEDVQKQLNKKSLIIGVMETEPDGSSAADQFVIALSQAKQIVDGVELVYTALGGKDETKKSTTYQKLMQLFDYYVDDNQNNLLGSDLSDAYDTFRVVLAVQDGLATVAGMESLHFNECNYGNGQLTAQRALGTPNPCTEGGKTTDDDGNDISNGKIDPIHEDTNVNLNPGSLLGLIYEYKVSPKLSEGGGELIGSKGTKFKIAGEIGSGNLDNDPASVFVSWANPAFMPLNNYLETHFFANK, encoded by the coding sequence ATGAAACCTATCTTTTTAGCATTACTTACCCTGGCCGTGGCGGGTTGTAATGGTTCATCTAGCGGCAACTCTTCGACTTCTACTTCATCAGCGAAACCAAAGTCACTAGTCACCGTTTATTCATCTGTAGATAACTGCTCAACAGCAGCAGATGTACCAAACTGTAACTTCGAGAAAGGCATTTACGTATTAAAAGCGAACTCAACCGTAACGGATGAACAGCACCAGCGTGTAATAAGCCAAGTAAAAAACTTCACGACATGGGCAAGTGAAGACGTTCAAAAGCAGTTGAACAAGAAAAGCCTAATCATTGGGGTCATGGAGACAGAACCTGATGGCTCTTCAGCTGCTGACCAGTTTGTTATTGCACTGAGCCAAGCGAAACAAATCGTAGATGGTGTTGAGTTGGTGTATACCGCTCTTGGCGGAAAAGATGAGACAAAAAAGTCGACGACATACCAAAAGCTGATGCAGCTTTTCGATTACTACGTTGATGATAACCAAAACAACCTGTTAGGTTCGGACTTAAGTGACGCATACGACACATTCAGAGTGGTGCTTGCCGTTCAAGATGGCCTGGCAACTGTCGCTGGTATGGAGTCACTCCATTTCAACGAATGTAACTACGGAAATGGCCAGTTGACAGCTCAGCGAGCACTGGGGACACCAAACCCGTGTACTGAGGGTGGTAAAACAACCGATGATGACGGAAATGACATTTCTAATGGCAAGATTGACCCTATACATGAAGATACCAATGTAAACCTGAACCCAGGTTCACTGCTTGGTTTAATTTACGAGTACAAAGTCTCTCCAAAGCTGAGTGAAGGTGGCGGTGAACTGATCGGTTCAAAAGGCACTAAGTTCAAAATCGCTGGCGAGATCGGTTCTGGCAATTTAGATAATGACCCAGCCTCTGTATTTGTCTCTTGGGCGAACCCTGCATTCATGCCGTTGAACAACTACCTAGAGACACACTTCTTTGCCAATAAGTAA
- the efp gene encoding elongation factor P yields the protein MASVSTNEFKGGLKFMMDNEPCSIIENEYVKPGKGQAFNRVKLRKLLSGKVLEKTFKSGDTVELADVVDVELGYLYSDGEFYHFMNNETFEQIAAEVKAVGDTAKWLVENDVCTLTLWNDNPITVTPPNFVEIEVTDTDPGLKGDTQGTGGKPATLATGAVVRVPLFIAIGEVVRVDTRTGEYVGRVK from the coding sequence ATGGCGTCAGTAAGCACCAATGAATTCAAAGGCGGTTTAAAATTCATGATGGATAACGAGCCTTGCTCAATTATCGAAAATGAATACGTTAAGCCGGGTAAAGGCCAAGCGTTTAACCGTGTAAAACTTCGTAAACTGCTGTCAGGCAAAGTGTTAGAGAAAACATTTAAGTCAGGCGACACAGTAGAACTAGCTGACGTTGTAGACGTTGAACTAGGCTACCTATACAGTGATGGCGAATTCTACCACTTCATGAACAACGAGACATTCGAGCAAATCGCAGCTGAAGTAAAAGCAGTTGGCGACACAGCTAAATGGCTAGTTGAAAACGACGTATGTACTCTAACGTTGTGGAATGATAACCCTATCACAGTAACTCCACCAAACTTTGTTGAGATCGAAGTAACTGATACAGATCCTGGCCTAAAAGGCGATACACAGGGTACTGGTGGTAAGCCTGCAACTCTAGCAACTGGCGCGGTAGTTCGCGTACCTCTATTCATCGCTATCGGTGAAGTTGTAAGAGTAGATACTCGTACTGGCGAATACGTTGGTCGTGTAAAGTAA
- the epmB gene encoding EF-P beta-lysylation protein EpmB has product MPHIITRKVESVEQNWLKQLSNAISDPTKLLEALEIDPTPWQAGFAARNLFALRVPLSFVERMEKGNPHDPLLRQVLPLSEEFEVHEGYSADPLEEQDNAIPGLLHKYKNRALMIVKGGCAVNCRYCFRRHFPYQDNKGSKSVWQTSLDYVAQHSEINEVILSGGDPLMAKDSEIEWLIHAIEQIPHVKTVRIHSRLPVVIPARITDELCQILSKTRLNVVMVSHINHANEINAELKQAFLKLKFSGATLLNQGVMLKGVNNSTNSLKELSEKLFDAGILPYYMHVLDKVQGAAHFYISDEEAKHHFKGLISEVSGYLVPKLTREIGGRSSKTPLDLHIE; this is encoded by the coding sequence ATGCCGCATATCATAACCCGAAAAGTCGAATCTGTTGAGCAAAACTGGCTCAAACAACTATCGAATGCGATCTCAGACCCGACAAAACTCCTTGAAGCATTAGAAATAGACCCAACACCATGGCAAGCAGGCTTTGCCGCACGCAACCTATTTGCGTTGCGAGTACCGTTAAGCTTTGTCGAGCGAATGGAAAAAGGCAACCCGCATGACCCGCTATTACGTCAGGTTTTGCCGTTAAGCGAGGAGTTCGAAGTTCATGAAGGCTACTCTGCAGATCCACTAGAAGAGCAAGACAATGCAATTCCGGGGCTACTACACAAATACAAAAACCGTGCTCTGATGATTGTGAAAGGAGGCTGTGCGGTTAACTGCCGTTACTGCTTCCGTCGTCATTTCCCTTATCAAGACAACAAGGGTTCAAAGTCGGTGTGGCAAACCAGCCTCGATTATGTCGCTCAACACTCTGAGATCAACGAGGTTATCCTTTCGGGTGGCGACCCACTGATGGCAAAAGACAGCGAAATCGAGTGGCTGATTCACGCTATCGAACAAATTCCACATGTAAAAACCGTTCGTATTCATAGCCGTTTGCCAGTGGTGATCCCAGCACGTATTACAGACGAACTGTGCCAAATCTTATCTAAGACTCGCCTCAATGTAGTGATGGTGAGCCATATTAATCACGCCAATGAAATCAATGCAGAGCTCAAACAAGCCTTCCTTAAATTAAAGTTCAGTGGCGCGACGCTACTTAACCAAGGCGTCATGTTGAAAGGCGTGAACAACAGCACTAACTCATTGAAAGAATTGAGTGAAAAGCTGTTCGATGCCGGTATCTTACCGTATTATATGCACGTGCTTGATAAGGTTCAGGGCGCCGCTCACTTCTACATCTCAGATGAAGAGGCGAAGCATCACTTCAAGGGGTTAATCTCTGAGGTTTCTGGCTACCTAGTACCCAAGTTAACCCGCGAGATCGGTGGTCGTAGCAGCAAGACACCTCTCGACCTACACATTGAATAG
- a CDS encoding prepilin-type N-terminal cleavage/methylation domain-containing protein produces MKHHASVIPPVIASRSKGFTIIELVVVIVILGIVSVTAASKFLNLQTDARISTLNGLKGGMESASAMLYGKASALGLDKAVSASINVEGDDILVAYGYPAAMNDQTWSLLIESTFLDAVWDTGRADWFFTNIDADDGIILYAPSSRKNQSDHCYLEYQEATETTTPVFTLTTTGC; encoded by the coding sequence ATGAAGCACCATGCCTCGGTTATTCCACCGGTGATAGCTAGCCGCTCAAAAGGCTTTACCATTATTGAACTGGTTGTGGTGATCGTGATTCTGGGCATTGTTTCTGTAACGGCAGCTTCCAAGTTTCTCAACCTTCAAACCGATGCACGTATCTCGACATTAAATGGCCTTAAAGGTGGCATGGAGAGCGCAAGTGCTATGCTTTATGGTAAGGCATCAGCATTAGGGTTAGATAAGGCAGTCAGCGCATCGATTAATGTTGAAGGCGACGATATTCTAGTAGCGTATGGCTATCCTGCAGCAATGAATGATCAAACTTGGTCACTGCTTATCGAATCCACATTTTTAGATGCAGTTTGGGACACTGGTAGGGCTGACTGGTTTTTTACTAATATAGATGCGGATGATGGCATCATTTTGTACGCACCTTCTAGCCGAAAAAACCAATCTGATCACTGCTACCTTGAGTATCAAGAGGCGACTGAGACTACGACACCTGTCTTCACACTAACTACAACAGGCTGTTAG
- a CDS encoding MgtC/SapB family protein, whose protein sequence is MSQFIEQTLNLAPFSWAGLAVCMLCGSLIGIERQTRGKPVGIRTSILIISGTYFFLTMAISLSPNTLDQARVLGQIITGVGFLGAGVMMTLDGKIHGVTSAAIIWVLAALGMMIALGHLSQSVIITLLALAILLGVDKVENSFQSLRRGVHQKWMRKGRVKK, encoded by the coding sequence ATGTCACAATTTATAGAACAAACTTTAAACCTTGCCCCCTTTAGCTGGGCAGGACTAGCAGTGTGTATGCTGTGTGGTTCGTTAATCGGTATCGAGCGACAAACACGCGGTAAACCAGTAGGTATCAGAACCTCGATTCTGATCATCAGTGGTACCTACTTCTTCCTTACCATGGCGATTAGCCTATCTCCAAACACACTCGATCAGGCTCGCGTACTTGGCCAGATCATTACTGGTGTTGGTTTCCTGGGTGCGGGTGTGATGATGACACTCGATGGCAAAATTCATGGTGTGACTTCAGCTGCCATTATTTGGGTATTGGCAGCACTTGGGATGATGATAGCGCTTGGTCACCTTTCACAATCGGTTATTATCACGCTATTAGCGTTGGCGATCTTGCTTGGTGTCGATAAAGTGGAAAACAGCTTCCAGAGCCTACGTCGTGGTGTTCACCAGAAATGGATGAGAAAAGGCCGCGTTAAGAAATAG
- a CDS encoding diguanylate cyclase, with protein MINPHTIDFKKAFLGLTASFLVVLSLLLVDSAEESGKQYGVEKQGVTRSLAELTQIINALEYNITALYPLHGDTYAFPHDKKVEDETCYFISEDQQAPRFDFMFSGPTEMCDPNSGLYSEAGKRLFIAPTMAYFANTIDTISAIYFISKEKFVISSPSDIAQYMKGDTFDSVVNSRPYWINTVRFGLSQDKHQVVYTGQYDDYLTGEKVVTLTKGIYVDGEFKGILGVDGYVSSLVSNPTHGYEITSVRGINKYGLMDFTHSRPLYIDGNNTQLYLTIEEDKSEHFLHVLEMERAQLSILLALYIVSALWLWRFYTKQEHERLNSLAMQDPLTGLLNRRGFEARLLAQDEEPIIGVGVFDIDDFKVVNDHYGHKIGDEVICHVAQLMTNSVRQQDIVARFGGEEFVVAITGESSELLSSIFERIQNDISLQCYRSQAGDKINISVSGGATLYSLYKFDSVGHLWKNQSIRSSDEQLYKAKAAGKNRVCIQTY; from the coding sequence TTGATTAATCCCCATACTATCGATTTTAAGAAGGCTTTCTTAGGCCTGACCGCCAGTTTTTTAGTAGTTTTGAGCTTGTTGCTCGTTGATTCAGCGGAAGAATCAGGTAAACAGTATGGAGTTGAAAAGCAAGGCGTGACACGCTCTTTGGCGGAGCTCACACAAATTATTAATGCGCTTGAGTACAACATCACGGCGCTCTATCCGTTGCATGGTGACACTTACGCTTTTCCGCACGATAAAAAGGTAGAAGACGAGACGTGTTATTTCATTAGTGAGGATCAGCAAGCCCCTCGCTTTGATTTTATGTTTTCAGGCCCCACCGAGATGTGTGACCCTAATTCCGGGCTATATTCGGAGGCGGGTAAGCGTTTGTTTATCGCACCCACTATGGCTTATTTCGCCAATACCATTGATACCATCTCAGCGATTTATTTTATCTCGAAAGAGAAGTTTGTTATCTCTTCCCCCTCTGATATTGCCCAATATATGAAAGGTGATACGTTCGACTCTGTTGTAAATAGCCGACCTTATTGGATTAATACGGTTCGCTTTGGTTTATCGCAGGACAAACATCAGGTTGTGTATACCGGCCAATACGATGATTACCTAACCGGTGAGAAGGTGGTGACTTTGACCAAGGGAATCTACGTTGACGGTGAGTTCAAAGGGATATTAGGTGTTGATGGTTACGTTTCTAGCCTAGTATCAAATCCAACGCACGGGTATGAGATAACCAGCGTTAGAGGGATAAACAAGTATGGTCTGATGGACTTTACTCACTCTCGTCCCCTGTACATTGATGGTAACAACACCCAACTCTATCTGACCATTGAAGAAGATAAGAGCGAACACTTCTTACATGTATTGGAGATGGAGCGTGCTCAATTATCGATATTGTTAGCGCTGTATATCGTCTCGGCATTGTGGTTATGGCGCTTCTATACCAAGCAAGAACATGAACGTTTGAATAGCTTGGCGATGCAAGATCCATTAACTGGTTTGTTGAATCGCCGTGGCTTTGAAGCGCGACTGTTGGCACAAGATGAAGAACCTATTATTGGTGTTGGCGTGTTTGATATCGATGACTTTAAAGTGGTTAATGATCACTACGGTCATAAGATAGGGGATGAGGTGATTTGTCATGTAGCTCAGCTGATGACAAATAGCGTTCGACAGCAAGACATCGTCGCTAGATTTGGCGGTGAAGAGTTTGTAGTCGCTATTACGGGCGAGTCTTCCGAGCTGTTGTCATCCATCTTTGAGCGAATTCAGAATGACATAAGCCTACAGTGTTACCGCTCTCAGGCTGGCGACAAGATTAATATTTCTGTATCTGGCGGAGCCACACTTTACTCTTTGTATAAGTTCGACAGTGTAGGGCACTTGTGGAAAAACCAGAGCATTCGTTCCTCTGATGAACAGCTTTATAAGGCTAAAGCTGCGGGTAAGAATCGGGTGTGCATACAGACGTATTGA
- a CDS encoding phaC PHA synthase, with the protein MKKLLSVLAVSAAVMAPAAFASSPVMFSTINGFNAPDSDAVGGVRLALLHGQVNDLKGVDLAVVGMSETQTTTGVNLGIFGASKVNQEMTGASLGFFNWNTGKTTGLNLGAVNITNDVKGANVSFVNYSEGDTMVDVGAANLSDVSTVQVGIFNKTNKIEGVQVGLINCADNGFFPCFPIVNFAK; encoded by the coding sequence ATGAAAAAACTACTTTCAGTACTTGCTGTGTCGGCAGCAGTAATGGCACCAGCGGCATTCGCTTCTTCGCCTGTTATGTTTTCAACAATCAACGGCTTCAACGCACCTGATTCAGATGCGGTTGGTGGTGTGCGCTTGGCTCTGCTTCACGGACAAGTAAACGACCTTAAGGGTGTCGACCTTGCGGTTGTGGGTATGTCTGAGACTCAAACAACAACGGGTGTGAACCTTGGTATTTTTGGTGCATCTAAAGTGAACCAAGAGATGACAGGTGCATCACTGGGCTTCTTTAACTGGAATACGGGTAAAACAACGGGCCTTAACTTAGGTGCTGTGAACATCACTAACGATGTAAAAGGTGCAAACGTAAGTTTCGTAAACTACTCTGAAGGCGACACTATGGTCGATGTTGGCGCAGCTAACCTTTCAGATGTTTCTACGGTTCAGGTTGGTATCTTCAACAAAACCAACAAAATCGAAGGCGTACAGGTTGGTCTGATTAACTGTGCGGATAACGGTTTCTTCCCGTGCTTCCCAATTGTAAACTTTGCTAAGTAA
- the groL gene encoding chaperonin GroEL (60 kDa chaperone family; promotes refolding of misfolded polypeptides especially under stressful conditions; forms two stacked rings of heptamers to form a barrel-shaped 14mer; ends can be capped by GroES; misfolded proteins enter the barrel where they are refolded when GroES binds): MAAKDVKFGNDARVKMLEGVNVLADAVKVTLGPKGRNVVLDKSFGAPTITKDGVSVAREIELEDKFQNMGAQMVKEVASQANDAAGDGTTTATVLAQAIVNEGLKAVAAGMNPMDLKRGIDKAVVAAVEELKALSVPCADTKAIAQVGTISANSDATVGNIIAEAMEKVGRDGVITVEEGQALQDELDVVEGMQFDRGYLSPYFINNQEAGSVDLESPFILLIDKKVSNIRELLPTLEAVAKASRPLLIIAEDVEGEALATLVVNNMRGIVKVAAVKAPGFGDRRKAMLQDIAILTGGTVISEEIGLDLEKVTLEDLGQAKRVTITKENSTIIDGAGEEAMIQGRVSQIRQQIEDATSDYDKEKLQERVAKLAGGVAVIKVGAATEVEMKEKKDRVEDALHATRAAVEEGVVAGGGVALIRVASKVAGLEGDNEEQNVGIRVALRAMEAPIRQITKNAGDEESVVANNVKGGEGSYGYNAATGEYGDMIAMGILDPTKVTRSALQFAASVAGLMITTEAMVTDLPQKDAPAMPDMGGMGGMGGMGGMM; encoded by the coding sequence ATGGCTGCTAAAGACGTTAAATTTGGTAACGACGCACGAGTTAAAATGCTAGAAGGTGTAAACGTTCTGGCTGACGCAGTAAAAGTAACGCTAGGTCCTAAAGGCCGTAACGTTGTTCTAGACAAATCATTTGGCGCACCAACGATCACTAAAGATGGTGTTTCTGTTGCACGTGAAATCGAACTTGAAGACAAGTTCCAAAACATGGGCGCACAAATGGTTAAAGAAGTGGCTTCGCAAGCGAACGACGCTGCGGGTGACGGTACGACTACGGCAACTGTTCTTGCTCAAGCTATCGTGAACGAAGGCCTAAAAGCGGTTGCTGCTGGTATGAACCCAATGGATCTTAAGCGCGGCATCGACAAAGCAGTTGTTGCAGCAGTTGAAGAGCTAAAAGCACTTTCAGTTCCATGTGCAGATACTAAAGCTATCGCGCAAGTAGGTACTATCTCTGCAAACTCTGACGCGACAGTAGGTAACATCATTGCTGAAGCGATGGAAAAAGTAGGTCGTGATGGCGTTATCACAGTTGAAGAAGGTCAAGCACTGCAAGACGAGCTAGACGTAGTTGAAGGTATGCAGTTCGACCGCGGTTACCTATCTCCTTACTTCATCAACAACCAAGAAGCAGGTTCTGTTGATCTAGAAAGCCCATTCATCCTTCTTATCGACAAGAAAGTTTCAAACATCCGCGAACTTCTTCCGACTCTAGAAGCGGTAGCTAAGGCATCTCGCCCACTTCTAATCATCGCTGAAGATGTAGAAGGCGAAGCGCTTGCAACTCTAGTTGTGAACAACATGCGCGGTATCGTTAAAGTTGCTGCTGTTAAAGCTCCTGGTTTCGGTGACCGTCGTAAAGCAATGCTACAAGACATCGCTATCTTAACTGGTGGTACGGTTATCTCTGAAGAGATCGGTCTAGACCTAGAGAAGGTAACGCTAGAAGACCTAGGTCAAGCTAAGCGCGTAACTATCACTAAAGAAAACTCAACTATCATCGATGGTGCGGGTGAAGAAGCAATGATCCAAGGTCGCGTTTCTCAAATCCGTCAACAAATCGAAGATGCAACTTCAGACTACGACAAAGAAAAACTTCAAGAGCGCGTAGCTAAGTTAGCTGGCGGTGTTGCAGTAATCAAAGTTGGTGCTGCGACTGAAGTTGAGATGAAAGAGAAGAAAGATCGCGTAGAAGACGCACTTCACGCAACTCGCGCTGCAGTTGAAGAAGGTGTGGTTGCTGGTGGTGGTGTTGCACTTATCCGTGTTGCTTCTAAAGTTGCTGGCCTTGAAGGTGACAACGAAGAGCAAAACGTTGGTATCCGCGTTGCACTACGTGCAATGGAAGCGCCAATCCGTCAAATCACGAAGAACGCAGGTGACGAAGAGTCAGTGGTAGCGAACAACGTGAAAGGCGGCGAAGGCTCTTACGGCTACAACGCTGCGACTGGCGAATACGGCGACATGATCGCAATGGGTATCCTAGATCCAACTAAGGTTACTCGCAGCGCACTACAATTCGCAGCATCAGTTGCTGGTCTTATGATCACCACAGAAGCGATGGTAACAGACCTGCCACAAAAAGACGCTCCAGCAATGCCTGACATGGGCGGCATGGGCGGTATGGGTGGCATGGGCGGTATGATGTAA
- a CDS encoding co-chaperone GroES, protein MNIRPLHDRVIVERQEVESKSAGGIVLTGSAAEKSTRGVILAVGKGRILENGSVQPLDVKVGDTVIFAEGYGTKSEKIDGKEVLIMSENDIMAIVE, encoded by the coding sequence ATGAATATCCGTCCTCTACACGACCGAGTTATCGTTGAGCGCCAAGAAGTTGAATCTAAATCTGCTGGTGGCATCGTTCTAACTGGTTCTGCCGCTGAAAAATCAACTCGCGGTGTAATTCTAGCTGTGGGTAAAGGCCGCATCCTAGAAAACGGTTCAGTACAACCATTGGACGTTAAAGTTGGCGACACTGTTATCTTTGCTGAAGGCTACGGCACTAAGTCTGAAAAAATCGACGGTAAAGAAGTTCTGATCATGTCTGAAAACGACATCATGGCGATCGTTGAGTAA